A part of Leptospira congkakensis genomic DNA contains:
- a CDS encoding NADase-type glycan-binding domain-containing protein has translation MGSNQLSSSPSSLFFQNSKSFSSIVFVFLFIPIFFHCKASEKQLDYLRTQSLGQISPEEPWRFSPEFSLDDKVSTAFCANAKEFGSGFTLYLNSFSQFSALQIFNGFHRSANDLKTNDAVKKLRITTFEMETDDLKSKLKLGSTVDLELSKPKFGKSGFQVLDLDAKFHGNVIRLEILETHGLGSTGRVCISEVQFGEIQKEKFVSYPWVSFDKIKRTIEQFGKAERHYSGFKQLVLANEKGTISFYDQGTILPVFFKADQTFSFSEMYGEGDPLGFLPSIVGTYSILQSSEEGLELNLSYYDGGGIERNISWIFKRAEVGDEDFENFKTKLGTRFSEVFNPKTHYLLVLKEKESGRTFYHYELPKPK, from the coding sequence ATGGGTTCGAACCAATTATCATCTTCTCCGTCTTCTTTATTTTTCCAAAATTCAAAATCCTTTTCTAGTATTGTTTTCGTATTTCTTTTTATTCCTATATTCTTTCACTGTAAAGCATCAGAAAAACAACTAGATTACCTTCGCACACAAAGTCTCGGCCAAATCAGTCCCGAAGAACCATGGAGGTTTAGTCCTGAGTTTTCATTGGATGATAAAGTCTCTACGGCATTTTGTGCCAATGCCAAGGAATTTGGATCTGGATTTACTCTTTATCTAAATTCTTTTTCTCAGTTTTCCGCCTTACAGATATTTAATGGATTCCATAGAAGTGCAAACGACTTAAAAACAAACGATGCTGTGAAAAAACTTCGAATCACAACATTTGAGATGGAAACGGATGATTTAAAATCTAAATTAAAATTAGGTTCTACTGTGGATCTAGAACTATCCAAACCAAAATTTGGAAAATCAGGATTCCAAGTTTTGGATTTAGATGCAAAGTTTCATGGTAATGTCATTCGATTGGAAATTTTAGAAACCCATGGTTTGGGGTCCACTGGCAGGGTTTGTATTTCCGAGGTTCAGTTTGGAGAAATACAAAAAGAAAAATTTGTTTCTTATCCTTGGGTATCCTTTGACAAAATCAAACGTACCATTGAACAATTTGGAAAAGCCGAAAGGCATTATTCAGGATTCAAACAATTGGTTTTGGCCAATGAAAAGGGAACCATTTCTTTTTATGATCAAGGAACCATCCTCCCCGTTTTTTTTAAAGCCGACCAAACCTTTAGTTTTTCCGAAATGTATGGAGAAGGTGACCCGTTGGGATTTTTGCCATCCATTGTGGGAACTTATAGCATCCTACAATCTTCCGAAGAAGGATTGGAGTTAAACTTAAGTTATTATGACGGGGGTGGTATCGAAAGAAATATCTCTTGGATTTTCAAACGTGCCGAAGTGGGTGATGAAGACTTTGAAAATTTCAAAACAAAACTGGGAACTCGATTCTCCGAAGTATTTAATCCCAAAACGCATTATTTACTCGTTTTAAAAGAAAAGGAATCGGGAAGAACTTTTTATCATTATGAACTTCCCAAACCGAAATAG
- the dnaG gene encoding DNA primase: MNPYQSFKERVRREVSIDSYINRFVPLRRMGRNLVGICPFHNEKTPSFNVNAEGGFYHCFGCKASGDLFRFVMDYQKVDFLKSLEILSDYSGIPLVERTKEEEESERKKEALYQVSQKALEYFQRNLNTSAGEVALKYLESRGMYAEDLKVFKIGFGLPGFGNLRQDLFKTEAEVKLGEQLGLLKRQDQNRDPYDFFRSRIMFPVIDTRGRVIAFSGRILGESEEAKYINSPNSLIYDKSRTFYNLNLAQDSIRKTREAVIVEGVFDAIGLFRKGIEFVVAPLGTGFTEGHVRILKNMADKVYLMMDSDKAGTKGAFRAVNLLSKEGVVVKVCHIPEGKDPFDYSLHHNKQEIRDLLEAAAPASQFMIREILGGAGPSSLAEEKQASVKKLFEFLKPMEKETDKQVYLEEGARQLGLSFSSLFQDFRGKPGVTSTPSVVDTKKERTATKPGKLSPILVCERKMIAMLIQNLELFSFADDLLSLEFRDEVSAFLWDYLYTKYLQNENLTAAEILSREEIPSEYLGMIAEHFTADESTTPGLFKGMFLYHADLLDDARMEELVKEMAKPDLTIEEKNNLLSELSLLKSEKNKRSVYLRTIQTLEV; this comes from the coding sequence GTGAATCCTTACCAAAGTTTTAAAGAAAGAGTTCGCAGAGAAGTCTCCATTGATTCCTATATCAACAGGTTTGTTCCCTTACGTCGTATGGGCAGAAATCTCGTTGGAATTTGCCCCTTCCATAATGAAAAAACTCCATCCTTCAATGTAAACGCTGAAGGCGGATTCTATCACTGTTTTGGATGTAAGGCTTCTGGTGATTTGTTTCGGTTTGTGATGGACTACCAAAAGGTAGACTTTCTCAAATCTTTAGAAATCCTTTCTGATTATTCTGGAATTCCTCTTGTGGAAAGAACCAAAGAAGAGGAAGAATCTGAACGTAAAAAGGAAGCTCTCTACCAAGTATCTCAAAAAGCTTTGGAATACTTTCAAAGAAATTTAAATACCAGTGCTGGTGAAGTGGCTCTAAAGTATTTAGAATCACGTGGGATGTATGCAGAGGATTTAAAAGTTTTTAAAATAGGATTTGGCCTTCCTGGATTTGGAAATTTACGTCAGGACTTGTTTAAAACAGAAGCCGAAGTTAAGTTAGGTGAACAGTTAGGACTTCTCAAAAGACAAGACCAAAACAGAGATCCTTATGACTTTTTTAGAAGTCGCATTATGTTTCCGGTCATTGATACTCGGGGGCGAGTGATTGCCTTTTCGGGACGAATTTTGGGCGAATCAGAAGAAGCAAAATACATCAATAGCCCCAACTCCCTCATTTACGACAAAAGTCGTACGTTTTATAATTTGAATTTAGCCCAAGACAGCATTCGAAAAACAAGAGAAGCCGTCATCGTTGAAGGTGTGTTTGATGCCATTGGTCTCTTTCGTAAAGGAATTGAGTTTGTGGTCGCACCACTCGGAACAGGATTTACGGAAGGTCATGTTCGGATTTTAAAAAACATGGCGGACAAAGTGTACTTAATGATGGATTCTGATAAAGCAGGAACCAAAGGTGCCTTTCGTGCTGTGAATCTCCTTTCGAAAGAAGGGGTGGTGGTAAAGGTCTGTCATATCCCAGAAGGAAAAGATCCTTTTGATTATTCCCTCCATCATAATAAACAAGAAATTCGGGATTTACTCGAAGCGGCAGCTCCTGCTTCCCAATTTATGATTCGCGAAATCCTAGGTGGTGCCGGTCCTTCTTCTTTGGCGGAAGAAAAGCAGGCCAGTGTCAAAAAACTCTTTGAATTCCTGAAACCCATGGAAAAAGAAACGGACAAACAAGTCTATTTAGAAGAGGGCGCGCGCCAACTCGGACTCTCTTTTTCTTCGCTTTTTCAGGATTTTCGTGGCAAGCCGGGTGTAACTTCGACCCCCTCTGTGGTCGATACTAAAAAAGAACGGACAGCAACTAAACCGGGGAAACTTTCTCCCATTTTGGTTTGTGAACGTAAGATGATCGCAATGCTCATTCAGAATTTGGAACTGTTTAGTTTCGCTGATGATTTGTTGTCTTTAGAGTTTCGAGATGAAGTATCCGCTTTTCTTTGGGACTATTTATATACGAAGTATTTGCAGAATGAGAACCTAACAGCTGCAGAAATTCTTTCGAGGGAAGAGATTCCTTCGGAATACCTGGGAATGATTGCCGAACATTTTACGGCCGATGAATCGACAACACCAGGACTATTTAAAGGGATGTTTCTTTACCATGCGGATTTGTTGGATGACGCAAGGATGGAAGAACTTGTCAAAGAGATGGCCAAACCTGACTTAACGATTGAAGAAAAGAACAATCTTTTGTCAGAACTTTCACTTTTAAAAAGTGAAAAAAATAAGAGATCCGTGTATCTCCGAACGATCCAAACGTTAGAAGTTTAA
- a CDS encoding GatB/YqeY domain-containing protein, which yields MTLQETISTDLKTALKAKDETVLGTLRLIKAEIQYELTKTGASELTDTAVMQILKSNFKRRKDTAVEYDKANRPDLSSKEIQEAEVISRYIPKEVSEEEISIAVNDVIVELNVSGAQDMGKVMGKVMAKFKGQNIDGSKVSSLVKQALSVR from the coding sequence ATGACCCTGCAAGAGACGATCAGTACCGATCTAAAAACGGCATTAAAGGCCAAGGATGAAACAGTCCTCGGCACTTTGCGTCTGATCAAAGCAGAAATTCAATATGAATTAACTAAAACCGGTGCTTCCGAACTGACGGATACTGCTGTGATGCAGATCCTCAAATCCAATTTCAAACGAAGAAAGGACACGGCAGTCGAATACGACAAAGCCAATCGTCCTGATCTTTCGAGTAAAGAAATTCAGGAAGCAGAAGTCATCTCTCGTTATATTCCAAAGGAAGTCTCCGAAGAAGAAATCTCAATCGCAGTCAACGATGTTATTGTGGAATTGAATGTTAGCGGAGCCCAGGATATGGGGAAGGTGATGGGTAAAGTAATGGCAAAATTTAAAGGACAAAATATAGACGGCTCCAAGGTATCCTCCCTCGTTAAACAAGCACTTAGCGTCCGTTAA
- a CDS encoding pyruvate dehydrogenase complex E1 component subunit beta, whose translation MAILTYREALNRAMVEEMEKDPLIYLMGEEVGHYQGAYKVSQGMLDKFGEERVIDTPISENGFAGIGVGSAMVGLRPIIEFMTWNFSLVAIDQIINSAAKMNYMSGGQFPMPIVFRGAGGAGGRLGAQHSQAFESWYAHCPGLKVVCPATPKDAYGLLKSSIRDNNPTIFIESEVLYGSKGEVPEQEYTIPLGLGEIKRKGTDITLVTWSRALGFAEEAAAILEKEGISVEIVDLRSLRPLDENLIYESVKKTNRAVVVEEGWPVAGFGAQIAYLIQKNAFAYLDHPVERVTQMDVPMSYAANLERMSLPNATRVADTIREMLQ comes from the coding sequence ATGGCCATCCTAACTTATAGAGAGGCGTTAAACAGAGCCATGGTGGAAGAGATGGAAAAAGATCCACTCATTTACCTGATGGGAGAAGAAGTCGGACATTACCAAGGAGCTTATAAAGTTTCCCAAGGGATGTTAGATAAATTTGGGGAAGAACGAGTGATAGACACTCCTATTTCCGAAAATGGATTTGCCGGGATTGGAGTTGGTTCGGCAATGGTGGGCCTTCGCCCCATCATTGAATTTATGACTTGGAACTTTTCTCTTGTGGCTATCGACCAAATCATCAACTCAGCTGCCAAAATGAATTATATGAGTGGGGGCCAATTTCCCATGCCGATTGTATTTCGTGGTGCCGGCGGTGCTGGGGGAAGACTTGGTGCCCAACATTCCCAAGCCTTTGAATCTTGGTATGCCCATTGTCCTGGACTCAAAGTAGTTTGTCCTGCCACTCCAAAAGATGCTTACGGCCTACTCAAATCATCCATCAGAGACAATAACCCAACGATTTTTATCGAATCAGAAGTGTTATACGGATCCAAGGGAGAAGTTCCGGAACAAGAATACACCATTCCTTTAGGACTTGGAGAAATCAAAAGAAAAGGAACAGACATCACACTTGTGACTTGGTCAAGGGCTCTCGGGTTTGCGGAAGAAGCAGCGGCCATCCTAGAAAAAGAAGGAATCTCTGTGGAAATTGTAGACCTTCGCAGTTTACGCCCGTTAGATGAAAATCTAATCTACGAGTCTGTCAAAAAAACAAACCGAGCAGTTGTAGTGGAAGAAGGATGGCCTGTAGCAGGATTTGGAGCCCAGATTGCTTACCTCATCCAAAAAAATGCCTTTGCTTACCTTGATCATCCTGTGGAACGAGTCACACAAATGGATGTACCCATGTCTTACGCTGCCAACTTAGAACGAATGAGTTTGCCGAACGCAACAAGAGTTGCTGATACCATCCGCGAGATGTTACAGTAG
- the pdhA gene encoding pyruvate dehydrogenase (acetyl-transferring) E1 component subunit alpha translates to MVSSIPKDSQSVSELKEFYRQMVLIRKFEEAAAKAYSVGKIGGFLHLYIGQEAVGVGSIAALTPKDYIVSTYRDHGHALARGLNPKPLMAELFGKGTGISKGNGGSMHFFDRNAHFMGGHGIVGGHISLAAGIAFASKFKKEDSVTICFFGEGAANIGSFHEGLNLAAIWKLPVVFICENNHYAMGTPEYRALAVKDVSVRAYAYDIARDHIEGDEVRKVRDHVQVAVERARRGEGPTLIEVSTYRFRGHSMSDPAKYRTKEELEAYKKKDPLMRARHELELGGIKTDELDKMDLDIQTQIDEAYQYAETSPEPPLSQLHKYVYAEDK, encoded by the coding sequence TTGGTTTCTTCTATCCCAAAAGACTCACAATCTGTGAGCGAGTTGAAAGAGTTCTACAGACAAATGGTACTTATACGAAAGTTTGAGGAAGCCGCTGCCAAAGCCTATAGCGTAGGAAAAATTGGTGGTTTTTTACATTTGTACATCGGCCAAGAGGCTGTGGGTGTTGGATCTATCGCGGCCCTCACTCCTAAGGACTATATTGTTTCCACATATAGAGACCATGGACATGCACTGGCAAGGGGCTTAAATCCAAAACCTCTGATGGCAGAGTTATTTGGAAAAGGAACGGGTATCTCAAAAGGTAACGGCGGTTCAATGCACTTTTTTGATCGTAATGCTCATTTTATGGGAGGGCATGGAATTGTAGGAGGCCATATTTCTCTTGCAGCCGGGATTGCTTTTGCTTCCAAATTTAAAAAAGAAGATTCCGTTACCATTTGTTTTTTTGGAGAAGGTGCTGCCAATATTGGTTCGTTTCATGAAGGCTTAAACCTTGCTGCCATTTGGAAACTCCCTGTTGTGTTTATTTGCGAGAACAACCATTATGCGATGGGAACTCCCGAATACCGCGCTCTTGCAGTCAAAGATGTTTCTGTGAGAGCTTATGCTTATGACATTGCTCGTGATCATATCGAAGGAGATGAAGTCAGAAAGGTAAGAGACCATGTCCAAGTGGCAGTGGAAAGGGCACGTCGCGGTGAAGGACCAACGCTTATCGAAGTTTCTACTTATCGGTTTCGAGGGCATTCTATGTCGGATCCAGCAAAATACAGAACCAAAGAAGAATTAGAAGCCTATAAAAAGAAAGACCCTCTCATGCGTGCTAGACACGAACTTGAATTAGGTGGAATCAAAACGGATGAATTAGATAAAATGGATTTAGACATCCAAACACAAATTGATGAAGCTTATCAGTATGCAGAGACCTCACCGGAACCTCCACTCTCTCAACTACACAAGTATGTGTATGCGGAGGATAAATAA
- the fbp gene encoding class 1 fructose-bisphosphatase translates to MNATPKQKKLISLSQFILEEQLKIPHASGEFTALLSHLVYAAKIVGREVRKAGLLDDILGATDDTNVQGETQMKLDQYADNAFNQSLKICGHLCVLASEEHEHIIPIPGGYNIGKYTMAIDPLDGSSNIDTNVSIGTIFSIHQRLEPNSKEPGDERDLLQQGHLQRCAGYIIYGSSTMLVLSTGKGVSGFTLDPSVGEFLLSHPNMQMPASGDIYSANEGNASYWSPEVQAYLQKIKSIEGGKKPKTARYIGSLVADLHRNLLKGGIFLYPNDTKSSKYPNGKLRLLYEAAPMAYIAEQAGGMAVTVKGERILDLTPKELHERTTLIIGSKKEVEEFLTFVPKA, encoded by the coding sequence GTGAACGCAACACCGAAACAAAAAAAACTCATCTCTCTATCGCAATTCATTCTAGAAGAGCAACTCAAAATCCCTCATGCCTCGGGAGAATTTACAGCCCTACTCAGCCATCTCGTTTATGCTGCCAAAATCGTAGGCCGAGAAGTTAGAAAAGCCGGACTTTTGGATGATATCCTCGGGGCTACCGATGATACAAATGTCCAAGGCGAAACCCAAATGAAATTGGACCAATACGCAGACAATGCCTTCAACCAGTCCCTCAAAATTTGTGGCCACCTCTGTGTCCTTGCGAGCGAAGAACACGAACATATCATCCCCATTCCTGGTGGATACAATATAGGAAAATACACGATGGCAATAGACCCGTTAGACGGATCCTCGAACATCGACACCAACGTATCCATCGGAACCATTTTCTCCATCCACCAAAGATTAGAGCCAAACTCCAAAGAACCAGGCGACGAACGCGACCTCTTACAACAAGGCCATTTGCAACGCTGCGCTGGATATATCATCTACGGATCTTCTACAATGCTCGTGCTTTCTACCGGAAAGGGAGTTTCTGGATTTACCTTAGACCCAAGTGTGGGTGAATTTTTACTCTCTCACCCCAATATGCAAATGCCTGCATCTGGAGATATTTACTCTGCCAATGAGGGAAATGCCTCGTATTGGTCGCCAGAAGTACAAGCTTACTTACAAAAAATCAAATCCATCGAAGGTGGAAAAAAACCAAAAACAGCTCGTTACATTGGTTCCCTAGTTGCGGATTTACATAGGAACTTACTCAAAGGCGGAATTTTCCTCTATCCGAACGATACAAAATCTTCGAAATACCCAAATGGAAAGTTACGTTTGTTGTACGAAGCGGCACCAATGGCCTATATCGCAGAACAAGCAGGTGGGATGGCAGTGACAGTGAAGGGAGAAAGGATCCTTGACCTAACTCCCAAAGAACTTCATGAAAGAACAACGCTCATTATTGGAAGTAAGAAGGAAGTAGAAGAATTCCTTACCTTCGTTCCTAAAGCATAA
- a CDS encoding pyruvate dehydrogenase complex dihydrolipoamide acetyltransferase: protein MAKIQEMTQLSPTMEEGTIVKWLKKEGDSVSPGDIIAEVETDKAVMEMEAFETGVILKILHTEGAKLKVGQALAVIGKPGEDVSALIADLPKQTPSQTKVDAPQANKTETQTTKPSVSEPTATVISAQPTETKQTQQPKENTSNAVVSANRGGLRVLASPLAKSIAIEQGIDLHTVIGTGPEGRITKKDVLDTLNQGSGTSHFASKTATRADEVVTLNGMRKTIAKRLTESKQNLPHFYLNVDVNAKAMETFRLELSEFQKHLDPELQVKVSLNDIIVKATAAALKFHPKVNASFQGDSILQFGRVDVGIAVSLDGGLLTPVIRNADGKSILEISREVKELAKRARERKLKPEEFSNGTFTISNLGMYGISRFTAIINEPESGILAVGSVEDKPVVENGAVVAGRVLSLTLSCDHRVIDGAVGAEFLRTLKSLLEQPNLLAAVI from the coding sequence ATGGCAAAAATTCAAGAAATGACCCAACTTTCTCCTACGATGGAAGAAGGAACGATTGTTAAATGGTTGAAAAAAGAAGGAGATTCCGTCTCTCCGGGTGATATCATTGCCGAAGTAGAAACTGACAAAGCCGTAATGGAAATGGAAGCCTTTGAAACCGGAGTGATTTTGAAAATCCTTCATACCGAAGGTGCCAAATTAAAAGTGGGACAGGCTTTGGCTGTGATTGGGAAACCAGGAGAAGACGTATCCGCTCTGATAGCGGATCTTCCTAAACAAACACCAAGCCAAACAAAAGTGGATGCGCCACAGGCAAATAAAACCGAAACCCAAACAACAAAACCTTCCGTTTCGGAACCCACTGCCACCGTCATCTCAGCCCAACCAACTGAAACAAAACAAACACAGCAGCCAAAAGAAAACACATCGAACGCTGTCGTTTCCGCAAACAGAGGAGGACTTCGTGTCCTTGCCTCTCCCCTTGCCAAATCCATCGCTATCGAACAAGGAATTGATTTGCATACTGTGATCGGAACAGGACCTGAGGGAAGGATCACTAAAAAAGATGTTTTGGATACTTTAAACCAAGGCTCTGGTACAAGTCATTTCGCAAGCAAAACGGCAACACGTGCCGATGAAGTGGTTACCTTAAACGGAATGCGTAAAACCATTGCCAAACGCCTGACCGAATCCAAACAGAATCTTCCCCACTTCTATTTGAATGTGGATGTAAATGCAAAAGCAATGGAAACCTTTCGTTTAGAACTTTCGGAATTCCAAAAACATTTGGATCCAGAATTACAAGTGAAGGTCAGCCTAAACGATATCATTGTGAAAGCTACAGCAGCAGCCCTCAAGTTTCATCCCAAAGTCAACGCGAGTTTCCAAGGAGATTCTATTTTACAATTTGGACGAGTGGACGTTGGGATTGCCGTTTCTTTGGACGGAGGACTATTAACGCCCGTTATCCGTAATGCAGATGGGAAATCCATTTTAGAGATTTCTCGTGAAGTGAAGGAACTGGCCAAACGTGCCCGCGAACGAAAACTGAAACCTGAAGAATTTTCCAATGGAACCTTTACCATTTCCAATTTGGGAATGTATGGGATCAGTCGGTTTACAGCCATCATCAACGAACCAGAAAGTGGAATCCTAGCGGTTGGATCTGTAGAAGACAAACCTGTTGTGGAAAACGGGGCCGTGGTAGCTGGCCGGGTTTTGTCTCTGACCCTTTCTTGCGACCACCGAGTGATCGATGGTGCTGTTGGGGCCGAATTCTTAAGAACCCTAAAGAGTCTTTTAGAACAGCCAAACCTTTTGGCAGCTGTAATTTGA
- the rpsU gene encoding 30S ribosomal protein S21 — protein sequence MTPQVGIYLKEGESIEAALRRFKRDCANAGIMSEIKRREYFEKPSVVKKKAVEAAKRKRDKKKRLFAKKDKL from the coding sequence ATGACCCCACAAGTAGGGATTTATTTAAAAGAAGGGGAATCTATCGAGGCGGCGCTTCGTAGATTCAAAAGAGATTGTGCGAATGCAGGTATCATGAGCGAAATCAAACGTCGTGAGTACTTCGAAAAGCCTAGTGTTGTGAAAAAGAAGGCTGTCGAAGCGGCAAAACGCAAACGAGACAAAAAGAAAAGATTATTCGCTAAAAAAGATAAACTTTAA
- the rpoD gene encoding RNA polymerase sigma factor RpoD, producing MENLASLPEVQKIISIGKANREVSYDEINEILPDKILNSEKIDDVFTLLHEMGIEIVEEYSKKSLEESSSLTTTKEESTKETKEKPARKKRESSVSSSSEDPIRLYLKEIGKVSLISGETEVFLAKRIEKGEKIIEETILSSSILRQNFAKLIPKIKSKKIKVYDLVKVDKMYALNQEQADKLEKVFFENMELIQQDEKVLNESQNRIRKYSENSKKFKELKEKIDLSTGKIDEAIRKIGVSQKEIQKISQKIKSMVFRVKEIEKHFLKIKAKYGHDVREIKALNRFIEKNENLDEIEKMMGCDIDEVREVIKDIRNNERKLRRMEQEAGSPVGEIKDWGEKIIKGEREIAQAKRELVRANLRLVVSIAKRYANRGMHFFDLIQEGNIGLIRAVDKFEYKKGYKFSTYATWWIRQAITRAISDQARTIRVPVHMIEQVNKVIRETRLFVQEFGRDPSNDEIAERLGWPVQKVKAVKNVAREPISLEIPVGSEEDSELGDFIEDKEVISPLNSAASSILSEQIRQVLQTLPAREQKVIRMRFGLDDGYAQTLEEVGYQFKVTRERIRQIEAKALRRLRHPSRSKKLKDYID from the coding sequence ATGGAAAATCTAGCAAGCCTACCAGAAGTACAAAAGATCATCTCGATCGGAAAAGCAAATCGAGAGGTATCTTATGATGAAATCAATGAAATACTTCCGGATAAAATTTTAAATTCCGAAAAGATTGATGATGTCTTCACTCTGTTACACGAGATGGGGATTGAAATCGTAGAAGAATATTCCAAAAAATCCTTGGAAGAGTCTAGTTCCCTCACAACAACCAAAGAAGAATCTACAAAAGAAACAAAAGAGAAACCTGCACGTAAAAAAAGAGAGTCTAGTGTTTCTTCAAGTTCAGAAGATCCGATTCGCCTTTATTTAAAAGAAATTGGTAAAGTATCTTTAATCTCTGGTGAAACAGAAGTGTTTCTTGCCAAACGGATTGAGAAGGGTGAAAAAATCATTGAAGAAACAATCCTTAGTTCTTCAATACTACGACAAAACTTTGCAAAACTAATTCCAAAAATAAAGTCCAAAAAAATCAAAGTTTATGACTTGGTGAAAGTGGACAAAATGTACGCTCTCAACCAAGAGCAAGCGGACAAATTAGAAAAAGTATTTTTTGAAAACATGGAACTCATCCAACAGGATGAAAAAGTTCTAAACGAATCCCAAAATAGAATTCGTAAATATTCTGAAAATTCTAAGAAGTTCAAAGAACTCAAAGAAAAAATTGATTTGTCCACTGGCAAAATTGATGAAGCCATTCGTAAAATTGGAGTTTCTCAAAAAGAAATCCAAAAGATCTCTCAAAAGATCAAATCGATGGTGTTTCGTGTTAAGGAAATCGAAAAACATTTCCTTAAAATCAAAGCCAAATACGGACATGATGTTCGTGAAATCAAAGCCCTCAACCGTTTCATCGAAAAAAATGAAAACTTAGATGAAATCGAAAAAATGATGGGTTGTGACATTGATGAAGTCAGAGAAGTCATCAAAGACATTCGCAACAACGAAAGAAAACTCCGCCGTATGGAACAGGAAGCTGGTTCTCCTGTTGGGGAAATCAAAGACTGGGGTGAAAAAATCATCAAAGGGGAAAGGGAAATTGCACAAGCAAAAAGAGAACTTGTGCGAGCAAACCTTCGTTTGGTGGTCTCCATTGCGAAACGTTATGCCAATCGTGGAATGCATTTCTTTGATTTGATCCAAGAAGGAAATATCGGTCTCATTCGTGCAGTAGATAAGTTTGAATACAAAAAAGGTTATAAGTTTTCCACTTATGCCACTTGGTGGATTAGACAAGCCATCACTCGTGCGATCTCTGACCAAGCAAGAACCATCCGTGTTCCTGTTCACATGATTGAACAAGTCAACAAAGTGATTCGGGAAACAAGACTTTTTGTCCAAGAGTTTGGTCGCGATCCATCCAATGATGAAATTGCGGAAAGACTTGGTTGGCCCGTCCAAAAAGTCAAAGCTGTGAAAAACGTGGCTCGGGAACCAATCTCTCTTGAGATCCCGGTAGGTTCTGAAGAAGATTCTGAACTTGGTGATTTTATCGAAGATAAAGAAGTCATCTCTCCACTGAACTCAGCCGCGTCTTCCATTCTCTCAGAACAAATCCGTCAGGTTTTACAAACTCTTCCTGCTCGGGAACAGAAAGTCATTCGGATGCGGTTTGGTTTAGATGATGGGTATGCTCAAACATTGGAAGAGGTGGGTTATCAGTTTAAGGTGACTCGGGAAAGGATTCGTCAGATCGAAGCAAAAGCACTTCGTCGACTCCGCCACCCAAGCCGATCAAAAAAACTCAAAGATTATATCGATTAA